Below is a window of Diaminobutyricibacter sp. McL0608 DNA.
GAGCGCATCCTCGACGCGGCCATGGCGGTCTTCGCCGCGCGCGGGTTCAACAACGGTTCGCTCATCGAGATCGCCGAACAGGCCGGGATGACGCACGCGGGCGTACTGCACCATTTCGGCTCGAAAGACCAGCTGCTCATCGCCGTGCTCGACCACCGCGACCAGGTCGACGTCGTCCACCTCGAAGGCCAGCATCCGCCGGTCGGCAAAGACCTGCTCGACCACCTCGTCCGGACCACCGAGATCAACGCGACCCGGGCCGGGATCGTGCAGACCTACGCCGTGCTCTCGGCCGAGTCCGTGACCGAAGATCACCCCGCGCAGGAGTATTTCCGCGATCGCTTCACCGGCCTCCGCGGGATGGTCGCCGAGGCGTTCCGGGAGACCGCGCCGGCCGACGTCGAGGAGGCGCGCCTCTGGCAGGCGGCCTCTGCACTCATCGGCGCGATGGACGGCCTCCAGGTGCAGTGGCTCCTCGAGCCGGGCGCGGTCGAGATGCCTGCGGCGGTCGCGGCCGTCATCGACGGCCTCATCCAGTGGCTGAACGGGCCGACCGAAGGCCGCTGACCGGCGTGCTCGCGGCGAGCTGTCGCGAGTTGGCCCACCGTGTCGTTCTGGCCCCGTGATAGCGACACACTGGGCCGGGTGAGCTCCGTCTGAGGCGGGCGGCGTGGGATGCGAAAGGCCCCCTCCCGAGGACGGGAAGGGGCCGGTCGCGCGTTGCGTTAGACGTTCGCGGCCAGGTCGGTGATCACCTGGTCGCCCGGGATGGCGTCGGCGAACTCCGCCTCGATCTCGGCGCGGCCGAGCAGCTCGTCCATGCGACGGCGACGCTGCTTCGGGATGAGCGTGACGACCGTGCCCTGCTTGCCGGCGCGGCCCGTACGGCCCGAGCGGTGCAGGTAGGTCTTGTACTCGTCGGGAGCGTCGGCCTGGATGACCAGGTCGATGTCGTCGACGTGGATGCCGCGGGCTGCCACATCCGTCGCCACCAGCACGTTGACCCGGCCGCTCGTGAGCTGTGCGAGGTTGCGCGTACGGCGGGACTGGTTGAGGTCGCCGTGGAGGCTGACCGCCGGGATGCCGGCGTCGTCGAGCTGGTCGGCGAGCTGTTCCGCGAAGGCGCGGGTGCGGGCGAAGACGAGGGTCTTGCCCTCGCGGTCGGCGAGCTGCTCGATGATCCGGCCCTTGTCACGGTGCTCGATGACGAGCACGCGGTGGTCGATCGTGGACGACGCCTGGTCTTCACCGGCGACCTCGTGCACTGACGGCTCCGGCAGGAACTCGTTGACGAGCTGGGCGACGCCCTTGTCGAGCGTGGCCGAGAAGAGCAGCTTCTGCCCGCCTTCGGACGTCTCGCGCAGGATGCGCTGCACGGGCTCGAGGAAGCCCAGGTCGCACATGTGGTCGGCCTCGTCGAGCACCGTGATGGTGACTTCACTGAGGTCGAGTCGGCCCTGTTCGATCAGGTCTTCGATGCGTCCGGGCGTGCCGATGACGATGTCGACACCGCGCTGGAGGGCGCCGACCTGACGGCCCTGGGGAACGCCGCCGTAGATCTGCGTCGTGAAGAGGCCGACACTGCGTGCGATGGGCTGCACGGTCCGGTCGATCTGCAGCGCCAGCTCACGGGTCGGAGCCAGGATGAGGGCGCGCGGCTTGCGGCCCATCTGACGCTTCTTGCCGCCGCCGTTCTCCATGAGCTTCTCGACGAGAGGAGCACCGAAAGCGATGGTCTTTCCGGAGCCGGTGCGGCCGCGGCCGAGCACGTCCTTGCCTGCGATGACATCGGGGATGGTCGCGGCCTGGATCGGGAAGGGCGATGCGGCACCGAGCTCGATGAGGGCGTTGACGATGTTGCCGCCGAGGCCCAGATCGGCGAAGGTCACGCCTTCGACGTCGACAGCCTGGATGGCATCGGCTTCGAGCCGCTCGAGCACGACGTCGTCGGCCGGGGTGAAGTGAGCCTTCTCATCACGGGTGAGGGTAGAACTTCGAGTCGCCGCCTTCGTGGCGCGGACGGTCATTGCCGAAGTCGCGGCGCGGGGCACGGTCGTTGTAGGCGGGGCGCTCACTGCGCTGCGGGCGGTCACCGTAAGCGGGACGCTCGGTGCGCTGCGGGCGGTCACCATAAGCCGGACGCTCGGCACGCGGAGCGCGGTCACCGTAAGCGGGACGCTCGGCGCGCTGCGGACGGTCACCATAAGCAGGGCGCTCACTGCGCTGCGGACGGTCACCATACGCGGAACGCTCCGTACGCTGCGGGCGGTCACCATAAGCCGGACGCTCTGTGCGCGGGGCGCGGTCGCCATACGCAGGACGCTCACTGCGCTGCGGGCGGTCACCATACGCAGGACGCTCACTGCGCTGCGGGCGGTCACCATACGCAGGACGCTCACTGCGCTGCGGGCGGTCACCATAAGTCGGACGCTCGGAACGAGCGGGGCGATCACCATAAGCAGGACGCTCACTCCGCTGCGGGCGATCGCCGTAAGCCGGACGCTCACTGCGCTGCGGGCGCTCACCATAAGCAGGACGCTCACTCCGCTGCGGACGATCGCCATAAGCGGGACGCTCGGTCCGCGCACCGCGCGGCTCCCAGCTGGAGCCCTTGGCGCGCGGCTCCCAGTTGGGGCGCTCGCTGCGACCGGCCGACGGACGGCCTTCTGCGCGAGCTGCGCGCTCGTCTGCGTTCCAGCGCTGCTTCTTGGGGGCTGCGCCCTCTTCGGCGGGACGGTAGCCACGGTGTCCGGGGCTGCGGCTGCCCGACTTGGGTCCGCCCTTGCGAGCGCTGTCGCGGGGTTCGAAAGTTTTGCCGTGCGGCTTCTTGAAGTTGGCCATAGGTATTTTCCTGGGTTGTCTTGAGTGCATGACTGAACGCACGACGATTCGTCGTGGTCATAAGAAACCCGGGCAAGTCTTTGGCCGGGACCGTTCACATACAGTGATCATTCGCCCGCCGTTTGGCGGTGAAACCGGCCCACCTGACTTACAAACCCATCCGCGTACAACACGCGGTGTCAAGAGCCGACCTTCCTACGTTACCGGATGCTGCCTGTGAAGTCACGGAGACTTCCGGGAATCCCGCCTCCACTCCAGCGCGATGACCCCGGCGACGATGACGAGAAGCGCGAGCAGCTGCCACGCCGCAGGCGCCACGAGACCCAGAAGGATGCTCGCTGCGGCGAGCGCCGCCCCCGCG
It encodes the following:
- a CDS encoding DEAD/DEAH box helicase, with translation MTVRATKAATRSSTLTRDEKAHFTPADDVVLERLEADAIQAVDVEGVTFADLGLGGNIVNALIELGAASPFPIQAATIPDVIAGKDVLGRGRTGSGKTIAFGAPLVEKLMENGGGKKRQMGRKPRALILAPTRELALQIDRTVQPIARSVGLFTTQIYGGVPQGRQVGALQRGVDIVIGTPGRIEDLIEQGRLDLSEVTITVLDEADHMCDLGFLEPVQRILRETSEGGQKLLFSATLDKGVAQLVNEFLPEPSVHEVAGEDQASSTIDHRVLVIEHRDKGRIIEQLADREGKTLVFARTRAFAEQLADQLDDAGIPAVSLHGDLNQSRRTRNLAQLTSGRVNVLVATDVAARGIHVDDIDLVIQADAPDEYKTYLHRSGRTGRAGKQGTVVTLIPKQRRRRMDELLGRAEIEAEFADAIPGDQVITDLAANV
- a CDS encoding TetR/AcrR family transcriptional regulator, with amino-acid sequence MAPTLHGSTYPVAAADKVVKPQARTAAKRERILDAAMAVFAARGFNNGSLIEIAEQAGMTHAGVLHHFGSKDQLLIAVLDHRDQVDVVHLEGQHPPVGKDLLDHLVRTTEINATRAGIVQTYAVLSAESVTEDHPAQEYFRDRFTGLRGMVAEAFRETAPADVEEARLWQAASALIGAMDGLQVQWLLEPGAVEMPAAVAAVIDGLIQWLNGPTEGR